DNA sequence from the Desulfosporosinus sp. Sb-LF genome:
ACCCAGTTCGCACTAGTCTCTATTTTGTGACGTTTGATTTTATGGCGAATGTTTTGGAGCTTGCCTTTTCTGCTAATTTTCATGTGGACAGGTATAGTTTAGACATTTTGGCGTTAGGTGCAGGGATTAAAGGGCTGTTCTTCCTGGCCTTTATTGCGACCATGGAACTCTTTCGGCAACGGATCTTACGGGAAAAAGAAAAAGAAAAGTTCCAAGGGCAACTTCTACTGGGGGCAACGCTTTATGCCGAGGGGTACTTCCTGAAAAAAATCATGCATGATATTGAAGAAGCGACGGAAAGTAGTTTCCAGCTTTATCAGGAATTGGGACAAGGTCCTCCAGTTAATGCGCATCAGCCTGCTCTTTTGAACCTCGCTGAAAGGATTCATGAGATTAAAAAGGACACTCAACGGGTCTTCAGTAGCATAAATGCCCTTATTGAGCCCAACGACTATACTCGTATTGATCTAAACGAGCTGCTGAACATTGTTATCGAAGGCCAGCAGCGTTACGCCCAGTCTCATCTGAAACAGATCAAATGGATTACGTCTTCTGGTTTTCAGATTTGTTCTGTGGATAATTTCTTTCCCATACTTGTTGTGGTTAACAACATTTTGGCTAATGGCATTGACGCGATTGAAGATCAAGGGCAAATTGCAGTGATCTGGAATATAGACTCCGAAACACTCCATATGCATCTTGGAAACACAGGAAAGCCAATTTCTCCTGATGATCGGGAACTCATTTTTCTACCGGGATTTACAACGAAGTATTCAGATTTGGGTAATGCGTCGACTGGAATCGGGCTTACACATGTGCAACACGTTTTACAAGAGGCTGGTGGGAATGTCCAAATCAAACAAACCAGGGGGATGACCTTGTGGACATGGTTTCATGTCCAGATCCCAATAAGAAAAATGAGATAGTCAAAACTCATACTACAACGTCGTGCCCATCCAGAGTTGCTGCCGCTTTTAAGAGCGACAACACTTGTCTATAAACATAACGATGGGTTAACATCCAGTGACAATCGGGTTCAGTTTGAGGCACGAGTTGAATAAACAAGGTGGGTATACTCTAAGTGAAAAGTATACCCACCTTTACTATGCAAATTTGGCTTGTAATTTACGCCCTTTTGTACTGTGCTTTTCCAATGTCATAAAGGTTGTT
Encoded proteins:
- a CDS encoding HAMP domain-containing sensor histidine kinase is translated as MNLEKWVNWTAHLQKKIPFDTSRVFLIVGTYVLGEVGFFPFGSTFRLGMGSVFYVLCVYSFPRLATLSNGCLTGITVVLFRVLVGCLAYGQPLTPLLVGNAPAVLYYVALTAGIILPRFKRQKANPVRTSLYFVTFDFMANVLELAFSANFHVDRYSLDILALGAGIKGLFFLAFIATMELFRQRILREKEKEKFQGQLLLGATLYAEGYFLKKIMHDIEEATESSFQLYQELGQGPPVNAHQPALLNLAERIHEIKKDTQRVFSSINALIEPNDYTRIDLNELLNIVIEGQQRYAQSHLKQIKWITSSGFQICSVDNFFPILVVVNNILANGIDAIEDQGQIAVIWNIDSETLHMHLGNTGKPISPDDRELIFLPGFTTKYSDLGNASTGIGLTHVQHVLQEAGGNVQIKQTRGMTLWTWFHVQIPIRKMR